The region tcgcggggggcggaaaggcggcAGATGAGGCGCGGCGGCGTACCCGCCCGCGGCTCGGTGCCTCCCCGCAAGGAACGGTGCCGGCGGCAGGGCCTGCCCGGTGCGCGCGCCCAAGGCTCAGCGCATGCGCatgcgggagcggcggcggcggcggcagcagcagcagcggcgggcGAGCTAGGCCGTCGAGGAGCGGCGGTGATTGGCCAGCCGCCTTCCGCCTCCCACCCCTATTGGCTCCCCGCCCACCACAGCCCGGCGGCCGGCGAGGAGAGGGGGGTGGGACTTCCGGGGTGGGGCGGTGCCGGCTCAAAAGCGCCCGGATGCGGGACCAGCTCGGAACTTTCCAGAAAAGTCGGGATCGGCGTAGGGTGAGGAGCCGCCGCGGGGTGCGGGACCGCCCGCTGCTCAGGGGCCGCCCTCCGCCATGGTGAAGGAGACTACCTACTACGATGTGCTGGGCGTGAAGCCCAACGCCTCCGCCGAGGAGCTGAAGAAGGCCTACCGAAAGCTGGCCCTGAAGTACCACCCCGACAAGAACCCCAATGAGGGCGAGAAGGTCGGGGACGAGACGGGGCTGCGGGGTCGGCTGCCCAGCGAGGGTGCTGATATGGGGGCTAGGGGAGCGGCGGGGGAGGGTTTGGCGGGAGCGGGAGGGTggcaggggccggggggggccgttTGGGGTTCCACGTCCCAGGTGTCTGAAGCATGGTATATGTCTCCCACAGTTTAAGCAGATTTCCCAAGCTTATGAAGTGTTGTCGGACCCAAAGAAGAGGGACCTGTATGACAAAGGAGGGGAGCAGGCCATCAAAGAGGGTGGCTCCGGTGGTGGCTTCGGGTCACCCATGGACATATTCGATATGTTCTTTGGCGGTGGTGGGAGGATGCAGAGAGAGAGACGAGGTAACGTGCCGTCTTCCGACGCTTTCCCCGACTTTACGGCGTGGTCGTTGGGCTAGACAAGATCAAAATCTCTGAGGAGACTGCTGTAGATGTAAGACTTTAAATAGCGCTTGATCTCAAAATCGGAGAAATCATTGTCCCTAGTCCTTAGCACCGGAAACGGGTAGGGGAGGGCATTTGATTCATACGGTGGTAGTTTGGTCTCTTGTGCATTGTCTTACGTTAATGACTAACCAGATTTAGTGTTTGGAAAGCCTTTAGCTGAGCGTAAGTCCAGCAGCTAATAGGCTGAATAGGAAGTGGAATGCTAACGTaccttaaaatgatttttttttaactaagctACTGTAAATGTATTTGGTTTTTAATTGCAAGTAACTGTATCTAAGTAAGATAGCCAAATCAAATTCAGTCTGTGAAACCTTCTTGTTTTCCTGTACTGTTCAGGGGAATTGATTTGAAGGTGCAGTAGAATGTTGCTCAGTAACTAAATCCCACTGGGAAAGACTCTAGTGTTAATTGAAATGGTTAAGAGTAGTGCTGACCCCATCACTTTTTAGTGTGGACCTGGTGAccgaggaaagaaaaaaggtttgtaTGAAAATGTTGCAGTGTTGTATCAAAATACTGCTAGTAAGTCAGAACTTGTCTCCTACAAAACGAAGCCTGTGGTACCTAAAGTTCTCATTAATTCCTGAGTGTAAAAATGTAACGACTCAATTCAGTTTCCAGAAAGTCCCCTGCTGAGAGGAAGAAAGTGCTTTACTGACTCTAGGCAGTGTCTCCCACTTCCTTGTAGGAGATGCGTTCAGTCTCTGTTAAAACTGAAGTCCTGCATTATAAAACTTAAGTGTCTAAGGTTCTATGTACTTTGCTTGTGCTATCGGTTGTGCTTTCACAGAAGAGTGTCTGACTTATTCGAACAGAGAAGCATTACTGACAAAGCCATTAGAAGGGGCTATTGACTAATACCAGCGCAACAAGATAAAGCTATATCAAAACAGGATGTTAAGAGTCCATAGACTTGGTTTGTCATGACttgagcttagtgacatgggaaGTTTACTGTTACTTGGAGTCCAGGCTTTCAAACTTGAGCAAATATCCATTTGCTTTTGCAGGTAAAAATGTGGTCCATCAGTTGTCAGTAAGTTTAGAAGATATGTACAATGGTGCAACAAGGAAACTTGCACTGCAGAAGAATGTTATCTGTGACAAATGTGAAGGTAACTGTGAAACTGAAACTAAACACAAGTTGCTTCTGGAGATTtcggggattttttttcttgcagcgtGTAACCTTTTGTCCCCAACTTTCATTCTTCTCAGGTCGTGGTGGTAAGAAAGGTGCAGTAGAATGCTGTCCTAATTGCAGAGGAACAGGCATGCAGATCAGAATTCACCAGATTGGGCCAGGAATGGTGCAACAAATCCAGTCTGTGTGTATGGAATGTCAGGGGCACGGGGAGCGTATCAGCCCCAAGGACCGGTGTAAGAGCTGCACTGGCAGAAAAATTGTTAGAGAGAAGAAGATACTAGAAGTTCACATTGACAAAGGTAAGGTGTCTTATTAAGATGAAGTATTGAACTTGGATGGACTGACTAATTTTGAATCATTAGAACTGAAGTTTTAGCAAATGCATGGTGATGTTTTGCTGAGTGACTGCAGAATATTTACACTGTAAAATTGCCTGTTGCTGCCTTTAAAAAGTAGGAGACTTGGTTTTGGCAACATTGATTACTTCTATGTTCACATCTAATACTTGTGCACATAACTAAAAATGAATTCTGAAACATGCTGTATTGTAAGCGGTGAATTATTTTTGAGCAGCCTCATAAGTACAAGTCTTGGTCAGATACTGGACCAATTTAAATAAAACTCAACACTTGTTGGCTCAGCTTGCCTAATGAGTTTTGCTTGCCTGTAGGAAAACCCCGCAGACTCCGATCACTTCTACTGTGTTTCAGTGTGAAGGGGAACCAGGTCTGCTATAGTAATAGGGTGCAGAGACAGTGCTAAGCCTCTCATGCTTAGAGCTCTGTTTGCTATGCAACCCTGACAGTGCTGCTCCATGCGGGTACTCTTTCCCTGGCAAAATGCATCTCAGTACACAAACCCTCTCAGTGACAGGAGAACACAAGAGTTGGGTGGCAAATACATCTCTGTTGGGAGGCTGCTCAAGAGCTAGTGGTAGAAGTCTCGGGAGTAGTGGGGCTTGTAAGATAGGGCAAGGTGATGAGCACGTGGCTTCTACAGACCCATGCTTGGTTATCACTTGCGActgttgatctttaaggtcccttccaacctgaaccattctagaTTTCTCATTCTATGTGTAAAAAGCACCTTATGCAATGCCTGGATTTGTTTTGAACAGAGAAAATCCTACAGTAACATTATGTATGAGGGCTAGTGAGGGTTTATTATGGacattttaaacaggaaaaacacttataagagtttcttttcccttccttataGAAAAACAGACTGTCAGCTAGCAGGAGGCAGCTAGAATTTATGTTAGAGAGACTTTTGTGTGGGTGAAATGGGTTTTTTACGTGATGGTTACAGTCCTGGGGAGGGTGCTTCTTGCACTCAGCAAGCACTGAGATCGTGTTTCATAAGTAGCTCTGCCACATATTTATAAAATTGAAGAAGGTGATTGGTCACTTGCtctcaaaatgtattttgtatgcagtatttctgttttggttttagtaCTTGTGCATATAATGAAAGCTGTTTTCGTAACGTTTCCCTGAAGGACTTTGTCTTGGCAGATGGCTGTTTTGCCCCATAATTAAGCTTAATAGTCTTGAGACATAGTTTAGGTTGGCACCACTAAAACATGTTGAACATGtgagtggattaaaaaaaatgatgaatgCTTCAAGGGAAGATCCTGATGTTCTAAGATCCAGAGATCTCCTGGTACCATCTTGTGCTCatcaaaatatttcttactgctgcttttcacttaaaaaaatgaaaaatgtttgttcatttgttttctgcaACAGGAATGAAGGATGGTCAGAAAATTACATTCCATGGAGAAGGGGACCAAGAGCCAGGACTAGAGCCAGGGGATATTATTATTGTCTTGGATCAGAAAGACCACTCTGTATTTACAAGGTAAAACTCTGGAAGTCCTTTGTGTTAACTCCTGAGGTGCTTGTCCACGTGCTTCCCTGGTTACCACTCACCTTTTATCTACTGGAAATACCAGTAGATGGGATCACATGGCTGGAACTCAGGTGTGAGTTTGGCCAAGGAACACTGAGGTGTGCAGGAATCCTGGTACATCTAGTCATAGCCACTTGTGTTCTAGTAGCACAAGATACTCTTATGTGAGCTTTGGCAGTGGAAGGAGATGGAAGGCAAACAAAACTAGTTACAGTTACTAAGCGTTTACAAATCTTGAACTTTAAATgaaatcttaatatttttaagaGGTCTTAATAGATGTATTTGTGATTACTTCCTTGCTCTTTCTAGGATAGCATTCTATCGCTTACCTCAGAAAATTACCGTTTAGTGTAGGCAGCGGTTCATTACCCACTTGGCTTCAAGGCACAGAAAACTTTTGCTCAGGATCTTATTTATGACAAACTTACTGACTATAGCGTGCACCCTTCTGACCAAAGGTGGTTTCCCACACTTCGTTTCCTCCCTGAGTGTACTGGACAGGATAATCAGGCCTGTCTGTTCTTTCTTGCAAAAGCAAAAGTGACTCAAGCATCATTGACCATGTCTCAAGTATTTCATGTTACTGGACAGTACTGCTGGGTGTTGCAAACCTCCTTGTTTCAAGTTACTGTTTGTGGAATGAGTCTGTCTGGTACATTTTGGTCCAATTAAAAGCAGCGCTTGACATTGCACAGAAATGTGTTGCACGTGGCATCTCACTGCTTCTGTTCAGAGCAGTAACAAGGGAATCAATGGATATAGAGACACTGACCATTGTACTTGTAAATAGGAGCAGTTAGTCAAAGGTTCTTGAGAAATCTGCAGCTGGTCTGCCTGACTGTCCTGTATGGTGCTGAGCTCTGGATGTTGGTGCCAGAACTCTATGCCAAAAAACACTGAGCTCACAGGTTAAGAATCGGTTCTGTTTGCTTTGGATAAGCATACTCAgctgatttttcttaatttccagTGAAAGCAGATACTGAATTAGCTATGCCAAAGGAACAGTCTGGGCCAAACTGTTTGCACGGCTACCTGGGACTTGAAGTCACAATTCTGCTGGCTTATTTTTATCCATCTTTCTGCCTGCTGCCTTCAGTTCTAGTGTCCTTAAATAACCCTTGATATTACTGGTCTTGTAGGGTTATGCTGAGGTTATGCTGCTTCTGGAACAAGTGGAATGTTCCCCCTCTCCCGTCGGAGTCTAAAATTAACTTTTCATGCAAGGCTCCTTCTAGAGAGCTTTAAAATAGGGTTAGTGAAATAACTAAGTTGTTTCAATAGCTGGAGGATTTTGTAGCTGTTAAACATGCAGTGCAGTGCATGCAGACATCACTAGCACTGCCATAATGAAGTCAgaatatgcaattaaaaagatTAGTGTCTCTTCCAGATACTTCTTGGTGCTTTCTAGAAGTTACTTTCGTCATAACCACAGTAGTAATTTTCATCATAACCCAGAGTGGCCATCAGCTGTTCAAACTTCCCTAGTACCAGATCTTCATAAAGCGAGTGTAACAAAATAAGGTAGAGCTAACTGATGCACTTGGGAAGATAATAATCTACACAAAGGAAGGGATTAATTGTCCAGTTGCAATGTTTAAGAGGCTGAGAGAGACCTTTTTCTTAGAATTGGAAGGAGCGGTGAAGTGAAACTGGATGCAAGTGAGccttgctgtgttttatttcttttcaataaacaCTTCTATGCTTTGGATAGCTAGACTTGATAATGGCTTTCAGCATGGTTATCACTCCTGTAATTGCTGGCTTGAGGTGCCGCATcagtatttattattctttatttaataGCCTAGACTTCTATTAAAATTGCAGTTTTATTGTCCTTGTCAAGTTAAATACTGAAGTTGGGTATTGTCCTTTGACTGCTTCTGCCTCTCTGTGACTGCTTTTGATTGGTTCTACCTTAGACGAGATGAAGACCTTCTCATGTCTATGGATATTCAACTGGTAGAAGCACTATGTGGCTTCCAAAAGCCTATCACAAC is a window of Numenius arquata chromosome Z, bNumArq3.hap1.1, whole genome shotgun sequence DNA encoding:
- the DNAJA1 gene encoding dnaJ homolog subfamily A member 1 isoform X4; translation: MVKETTYYDVLGVKPNASAEELKKAYRKLALKYHPDKNPNEGEKFKQISQAYEVLSDPKKRDLYDKGGEQAIKEGGSGGGFGSPMDIFDMFFGGGGRMQRERRGKNVVHQLSVSLEDMYNGATRKLALQKNVICDKCEGRGGKKGAVECCPNCRGTGMQIRIHQIGPGMVQQIQSVCMECQGHGERISPKDRCKSCTGRKIVREKKILEVHIDKGQVVKHGAIKCVLNEGMPIYRRPYEKGRLIIEFRVNFPDSGFLSSDKLSLLEKLLPTREEIEETEEMEQVDLVDFDPSQKRKHHYNGEVYEDDEHHPRGGVQCQTS
- the DNAJA1 gene encoding dnaJ homolog subfamily A member 1 isoform X2, coding for MVKETTYYDVLGVKPNASAEELKKAYRKLALKYHPDKNPNEGEKHGICLPQFKQISQAYEVLSDPKKRDLYDKGGEQAIKEGGSGGGFGSPMDIFDMFFGGGGRMQRERRGKNVVHQLSVSLEDMYNGATRKLALQKNVICDKCEGRGGKKGAVECCPNCRGTGMQIRIHQIGPGMVQQIQSVCMECQGHGERISPKDRCKSCTGRKIVREKKILEVHIDKGMKDGQKITFHGEGDQEPGLEPGDIIIVLDQKDHSVFTRRDEDLLMSMDIQLVEALCGFQKPITTLDNRTIIITSHPGQVVKHGAIKCVLNEGMPIYRRPYEKGRLIIEFRVNFPDSGFLSSDKLSLLEKLLPTREEIEETEEMEQVDLVDFDPSQKRKHHYNGEVYEDDEHHPRGGVQCQTS
- the DNAJA1 gene encoding dnaJ homolog subfamily A member 1 isoform X1 translates to MVKETTYYDVLGVKPNASAEELKKAYRKLALKYHPDKNPNEGEKVGDETGLRGRLPSEGAGPRCLKHGICLPQFKQISQAYEVLSDPKKRDLYDKGGEQAIKEGGSGGGFGSPMDIFDMFFGGGGRMQRERRGKNVVHQLSVSLEDMYNGATRKLALQKNVICDKCEGRGGKKGAVECCPNCRGTGMQIRIHQIGPGMVQQIQSVCMECQGHGERISPKDRCKSCTGRKIVREKKILEVHIDKGMKDGQKITFHGEGDQEPGLEPGDIIIVLDQKDHSVFTRRDEDLLMSMDIQLVEALCGFQKPITTLDNRTIIITSHPGQVVKHGAIKCVLNEGMPIYRRPYEKGRLIIEFRVNFPDSGFLSSDKLSLLEKLLPTREEIEETEEMEQVDLVDFDPSQKRKHHYNGEVYEDDEHHPRGGVQCQTS
- the DNAJA1 gene encoding dnaJ homolog subfamily A member 1 isoform X3 codes for the protein MVKETTYYDVLGVKPNASAEELKKAYRKLALKYHPDKNPNEGEKFKQISQAYEVLSDPKKRDLYDKGGEQAIKEGGSGGGFGSPMDIFDMFFGGGGRMQRERRGKNVVHQLSVSLEDMYNGATRKLALQKNVICDKCEGRGGKKGAVECCPNCRGTGMQIRIHQIGPGMVQQIQSVCMECQGHGERISPKDRCKSCTGRKIVREKKILEVHIDKGMKDGQKITFHGEGDQEPGLEPGDIIIVLDQKDHSVFTRRDEDLLMSMDIQLVEALCGFQKPITTLDNRTIIITSHPGQVVKHGAIKCVLNEGMPIYRRPYEKGRLIIEFRVNFPDSGFLSSDKLSLLEKLLPTREEIEETEEMEQVDLVDFDPSQKRKHHYNGEVYEDDEHHPRGGVQCQTS